One Pigmentibacter ruber genomic window, ATACATTTTTCATATATTTTTCTAATAAACTACCAGCTTCTTTTAAATCCCCTTTATTTTTTGGATTTGACTCTGATAATAAATTTAATGCTAATGTATCACCAATAAAGTTATTACTTACTTCGAAAAGACCTTTCATTTGCCACTCAATAGGATAACCTTCAACTGAGGCTAAAGGAATTAAATTCCCTTTTAATTCTTTTGAATCTATTTGAATTTCACCAGATGTTTCAATTCCTGCTGCGGTTAAAAAGCCATTTAATACTTCTCCAGTATATCTATCAGCATCGGAAATTGAACGGTAAATTCTTTGTGCTGTGGAATTTTTTGGAATAGTTCCTGAGACAGAAAATATATCTTTTCCATTTTTACTTTGACGGGAAACTGAAATTTGTGGCGCTGAGTTTTCATTTGTTGTTGTTACATTTCCAATTACAGAAATGCTATTTAATGGATAAGGTTCCAATGATATTTTTGCTTGTCCTCCTATTTTTTCATTTGGAGTGACTACTATTGCTAAGACGCTAAAATTTACTGCTGCTGAAGATAGAGGCGCGTCATAGGCATTATGACTTTTATTTTTACCTCCCAATCTATTTTCATCTTCTAAAACATTTCCAAACATAGAATTATTTACAACAATTTTTCCTGTAATTTTTTTAATGCCATAACGGGAAACATCAGTAGTTAAAAACCAGAGTTTCTCATTTGTTAAAGATGCATCTCCTGCGCCGTAGAATATAATATCTCCTTCAAGTGTTCCCTTATTTATTTTTCCTCTGCCATATAATTTTGTTGTAAAAGTTTTAGTCGTGCCCCATTTATCAAGAGCTTGTGCACCCAAAACTAACTTTGTCACTGAAGCTGGACAAAGTCTCATATCAGAATTTAATTCTGCAATTTTTTCTCCATTGCTTAATTTTACTACTAATGCACTAACAGTTGCATTTCCATTTTGTTGTAATTGACTTAATTTTGGAAATTTTGAACTTTGAGCAAAAGTAATGGTTGGTAAATAGAAAGAAATTATTAAAATAAAAGAAGGCATTTTGTTTAAATTTATAAAAAATAGCTGCA contains:
- the dacB gene encoding D-alanyl-D-alanine carboxypeptidase/D-alanyl-D-alanine endopeptidase; translation: MQLFFINLNKMPSFILIISFYLPTITFAQSSKFPKLSQLQQNGNATVSALVVKLSNGEKIAELNSDMRLCPASVTKLVLGAQALDKWGTTKTFTTKLYGRGKINKGTLEGDIIFYGAGDASLTNEKLWFLTTDVSRYGIKKITGKIVVNNSMFGNVLEDENRLGGKNKSHNAYDAPLSSAAVNFSVLAIVVTPNEKIGGQAKISLEPYPLNSISVIGNVTTTNENSAPQISVSRQSKNGKDIFSVSGTIPKNSTAQRIYRSISDADRYTGEVLNGFLTAAGIETSGEIQIDSKELKGNLIPLASVEGYPIEWQMKGLFEVSNNFIGDTLALNLLSESNPKNKGDLKEAGSLLEKYMKNVLKNSTWDSNQNQNSTLIIESGSGLTPNNRLSARDIISLLDHMYFSGRAFPAYINALPIVGDEGSLKRRFTSPTEKHLQGRLRGKTGTLTEPVHVSALGGYSRLKNGDWVAFAVIVNGVKSKPQPDLKNIRDAIDSDLAKVLPSEL